The following are from one region of the Mycolicibacterium helvum genome:
- the aspS gene encoding aspartate--tRNA ligase, whose translation MLRSHAAGTLRATDAGRTVTLAGWVARRRDHGGVIFIDLRDASGVSQVVFRDADVLAAAHRLRAEFCVAVEGVVEVRPEGNANAEIPTGEIEVNATSLTVLGESAPLPFQLDEQAGEEARLKYRYLDMRREGGPGDAIRLRSKVNAAARSVLASHDFVEIETPTLTRSTPEGARDFLVPARLQPGSFYALPQSPQLFKQLLMVAGMERYYQIARCYRDEDFRADRQPEFTQLDMEMSFVDAEDVIAVSEEVLRSVWSTIGYDLPTPIPRMCYAEAMGRFGSDKPDLRFAVELVECTEYFRDTPFRVFQAPYVGAVVMAGGASQPRRTLDGWQEFAKQRGHKGLAYVLVGEDGELSGPVAKNLSDAEREGLAAHVGAKPGDCVFFAAGTPKGARALLGATRIEIAKRLDLIDPNAWAFTWIVKWPLFEPADEATAAGDVAVGSGNWTAVHHAFTSPMPESEATFDTDPGSALANAYDIVCNGNEIGGGSIRIHRRDVQERVFAMMGIDDAEAQEKFGFLLDAFTFGAPPHGGIAFGWDRIVALLAGVDSIREVIAFPKSGGGVDPLTDAPAPITAQQRKESGIDFKPEKPDKP comes from the coding sequence GTGCTGCGCAGTCACGCCGCCGGTACGTTGCGGGCCACCGACGCCGGACGGACGGTCACTCTGGCCGGCTGGGTGGCTCGCCGGCGCGATCACGGCGGCGTCATCTTCATCGATCTGCGCGACGCATCCGGCGTCTCTCAGGTGGTCTTTCGCGACGCCGACGTGCTGGCTGCGGCCCACCGGCTACGCGCCGAGTTCTGCGTGGCGGTGGAGGGGGTGGTTGAGGTCCGCCCCGAGGGCAACGCCAACGCTGAGATCCCCACCGGCGAGATCGAAGTCAACGCCACGTCGCTGACGGTGTTGGGGGAGAGCGCCCCGCTGCCGTTCCAGCTCGATGAGCAGGCCGGCGAGGAAGCGCGGCTCAAGTACCGCTATCTCGATATGCGCCGCGAAGGTGGCCCGGGTGATGCGATCCGGTTGCGCTCCAAGGTCAATGCGGCCGCACGCTCGGTGCTGGCCAGCCACGACTTCGTCGAAATCGAAACGCCGACGCTCACCCGTTCGACACCGGAGGGCGCGCGCGACTTTCTGGTCCCAGCCCGGCTGCAGCCCGGCTCGTTCTACGCGCTGCCGCAGAGCCCGCAGCTGTTCAAGCAGTTGTTGATGGTGGCAGGCATGGAGCGCTACTACCAGATCGCTCGGTGCTATCGCGACGAGGATTTCCGCGCCGACCGCCAGCCCGAGTTCACCCAGCTGGACATGGAGATGAGCTTCGTCGACGCCGAGGACGTGATCGCCGTCTCGGAAGAAGTGCTGCGGTCGGTGTGGTCCACGATCGGCTACGACCTGCCCACGCCGATCCCGCGGATGTGTTACGCCGAGGCCATGGGCCGGTTCGGGTCCGACAAGCCCGACCTGCGGTTCGCTGTGGAGCTTGTCGAGTGCACCGAGTACTTCAGGGACACTCCGTTCCGAGTCTTCCAGGCGCCTTATGTCGGCGCCGTGGTGATGGCCGGCGGCGCATCGCAGCCGCGCCGGACGCTGGACGGCTGGCAGGAGTTCGCCAAACAGCGCGGGCATAAGGGGCTGGCCTATGTGCTCGTCGGCGAGGACGGTGAATTGAGCGGCCCGGTCGCCAAGAACCTGTCCGACGCAGAGCGGGAGGGCCTGGCCGCCCATGTCGGCGCGAAGCCGGGGGACTGTGTGTTCTTCGCGGCCGGAACTCCCAAGGGCGCCCGTGCGCTGCTCGGCGCCACACGTATCGAGATCGCCAAGCGACTCGACCTCATCGATCCCAACGCCTGGGCCTTCACCTGGATCGTGAAGTGGCCGCTGTTCGAGCCGGCCGACGAGGCGACGGCGGCCGGTGACGTGGCGGTGGGTTCAGGGAACTGGACCGCGGTGCACCACGCGTTCACCTCACCCATGCCCGAGTCGGAGGCGACGTTCGACACCGATCCGGGTTCAGCGCTGGCCAACGCCTACGACATCGTGTGCAACGGCAACGAGATCGGCGGCGGATCCATCCGTATCCACCGCCGCGATGTCCAAGAGCGCGTGTTCGCCATGATGGGAATCGACGATGCCGAGGCGCAGGAGAAGTTCGGATTCCTGTTGGACGCCTTCACCTTTGGTGCGCCTCCGCACGGCGGTATCGCGTTCGGCTGGGATCGCATCGTGGCGCTGCTGGCCGGGGTGGATTCGATCCGTGAGGTGATCGCGTTCCCGAAGTCCGGCGGCGGGGTCGATCCGCTCACCGATGCCCCGGCCCCGATCACCGCCCAGCAGCGCAAGGAATCCGGAATCGACTTCAAGCCCGAGAAGCCGGACAAGCCCTGA
- a CDS encoding DUF302 domain-containing protein: MTEIGFTGVRVRYDSTKSYDELLAALLADIGEQPVPINEIGAIDGDWHSYQERVEKYVGPSGFMLFALLDHGGWIPKAGIERKAMRAILGNPLIAITMIRHDVTAALFAPVELLVLDEPDGHSSLTYVKPSSLMVVEPNAPLLSAAQVLDAKLAALAAKVSAPK, translated from the coding sequence ATGACCGAGATCGGATTCACCGGAGTGCGGGTGCGCTATGACAGCACCAAGAGTTACGACGAACTCCTCGCCGCGCTGCTCGCCGACATCGGCGAGCAGCCGGTGCCGATCAACGAGATCGGGGCGATCGACGGCGATTGGCACTCGTATCAGGAGCGCGTCGAAAAGTATGTCGGGCCAAGCGGATTCATGTTGTTTGCGTTGCTTGACCATGGGGGCTGGATCCCGAAGGCCGGTATCGAGCGCAAGGCGATGCGGGCCATCCTCGGCAACCCGTTGATCGCCATCACCATGATCCGTCACGACGTGACGGCGGCCCTGTTCGCTCCGGTCGAGCTGTTGGTGCTCGACGAGCCCGACGGTCACAGCAGCCTGACGTACGTCAAGCCGTCGTCGTTGATGGTCGTGGAGCCGAATGCCCCGTTGCTCAGCGCTGCCCAGGTTCTCGACGCCAAGCTCGCTGCGCTGGCTGCAAAGGTTTCCGCGCCGAAGTAA
- a CDS encoding thiolase family protein, whose product MAGYTGRDAVIVGAVRTPIGKGKPSGALHGVLPADLLAHSLTELVTRTGVDPAEVDDVIAGAVTQVGDQAVNIARNALLGAGFPETVPGTTVDRQCGSSQQAISFAAHGVIAGAYDVVIAGGVESMSRVPMGSSVLPGSDPFGTRFAERYSEGLVPQGISAELIAARWELSRTQLDEFSAASHEKAARATKDGLFDNELAPVAGLRTDEIIRPGTGVDTLAGLKPAFYSAAYAARFPQITWEITPGNSSPLSDGSAAVLITSSEVARKHGWKPLARIHTTTVVGSDPLYMLTGVIPATQKVLSRAGLTLSDIDLFEVNEAFAPVVLSWAKEIGGRLDSDLLSRTNVNGGAIAIGHPLGASGARIMTTLVNALEQRGGRYGLQTMCEGGGMANATIIERLV is encoded by the coding sequence ATGGCCGGTTACACAGGACGAGACGCCGTCATCGTCGGGGCAGTCCGCACCCCGATCGGCAAGGGCAAGCCCAGCGGCGCATTGCACGGTGTGCTGCCCGCCGATCTGCTGGCCCACAGCCTGACCGAGCTGGTGACGCGCACCGGCGTCGACCCGGCCGAGGTCGACGACGTCATCGCCGGCGCGGTGACACAGGTCGGTGACCAAGCGGTCAACATCGCCCGCAATGCGCTGCTGGGCGCCGGCTTCCCCGAGACGGTTCCCGGCACCACCGTCGATCGCCAGTGCGGTTCCAGCCAGCAGGCGATCTCGTTCGCCGCGCACGGTGTCATCGCGGGCGCCTATGACGTGGTGATCGCCGGCGGTGTGGAGTCGATGAGCCGGGTACCGATGGGGTCGTCGGTGCTGCCGGGCAGCGATCCGTTCGGCACTCGTTTCGCCGAGCGCTACTCCGAGGGTTTGGTACCCCAGGGCATCAGCGCGGAGCTGATCGCCGCCCGCTGGGAGTTGTCGCGCACCCAACTCGACGAGTTCTCCGCAGCCAGCCACGAGAAGGCGGCGCGGGCCACCAAGGACGGACTGTTCGACAACGAGCTGGCGCCGGTCGCCGGCCTGCGGACCGACGAGATCATCCGCCCCGGCACAGGCGTCGACACGCTAGCCGGGCTCAAGCCCGCGTTCTACAGCGCGGCCTATGCGGCGCGCTTCCCCCAGATCACATGGGAGATCACGCCGGGCAACTCGTCGCCGCTGTCCGATGGCAGCGCCGCGGTGCTGATCACCTCGTCAGAGGTGGCGCGCAAGCACGGCTGGAAACCACTGGCTCGCATCCACACCACGACCGTCGTGGGCTCCGATCCGCTGTACATGCTGACCGGCGTCATTCCGGCGACCCAGAAGGTGCTGTCCCGGGCCGGGCTGACGTTGTCCGATATCGATCTGTTCGAGGTGAACGAGGCCTTCGCGCCGGTGGTGTTGAGCTGGGCGAAGGAAATCGGCGGACGACTTGACTCGGACCTTCTTTCGAGGACCAACGTCAACGGCGGCGCGATCGCGATCGGGCACCCACTGGGCGCCAGTGGCGCACGAATCATGACCACGCTGGTCAACGCGCTCGAACAGCGCGGCGGCCGCTACGGCCTGCAAACCATGTGCGAGGGCGGCGGCATGGCCAACGCCACGATCATCGAGCGGCTGGTCTGA
- a CDS encoding winged helix-turn-helix transcriptional regulator, which yields MTVLQGPLVDRDAWSAVGKCPIEKTMAVIGTKSAMLILREAYYGTTRFDDFARRMGITKAATAARLAELVDAGLLTRQPYREPGQRVRDEYVLTEAGTDLMPVVWSMFEWGRRHLSNDSRLRLTHLDCGADATVEIRCAKGHLVPPAELGVEIRRKGNPTVATE from the coding sequence GTGACAGTGCTGCAGGGCCCCCTGGTTGACCGCGACGCTTGGTCGGCGGTCGGCAAATGCCCGATCGAAAAAACCATGGCGGTGATCGGAACCAAGTCGGCGATGCTCATCCTGCGCGAGGCCTACTACGGCACCACCCGGTTCGACGACTTCGCCCGACGGATGGGCATCACCAAGGCTGCCACCGCGGCCCGACTTGCCGAATTGGTCGACGCCGGCCTGCTGACCAGGCAGCCTTACCGCGAACCGGGGCAGCGGGTCCGCGACGAGTACGTGCTCACCGAGGCCGGCACCGATCTGATGCCCGTGGTGTGGTCGATGTTCGAGTGGGGGCGCCGCCACCTGAGCAATGACAGCCGGTTACGGCTGACCCATCTCGATTGCGGGGCGGATGCAACTGTGGAAATCCGTTGCGCCAAAGGTCATCTCGTGCCACCGGCCGAGCTCGGCGTGGAGATCAGGCGAAAAGGTAATCCCACGGTTGCGACCGAGTGA
- a CDS encoding condensation domain-containing protein — protein sequence MPVVDSTLAYIDQGSFLGLRALGRGPLAQYGWIYEHPVDLDAVRRFHHNLGHGLLGRRVERSPLPFARDRWVTWRGPADIDLAATARPRSEAMAWLDEQLRIPIDPEAGPSWRVAVQPLTEGGAVITLIASHTVCDGLALTQAIGHAARGETWELGYPQPGSRTRGQALRQDAAQVLRAIPDIAKAVVAAIKLARNNARDFASSAGRSGPSPGRLDGAALVTVPSVAAYVDEAQWQSRMESLGGTSNSLFAGIGAKLGQVLGRIDDSGLVRLQFPVSERTEGDTRANALTGMTLTIDPSDVTTSLRDVRAELKRTLAALSEARFELLGPVALAPLVPPGLARRLEGLALGAGAPVGCSNLGKLDASVNRPDGTDAECLVLRQIESRTTADILDRLGGTLFVACGQVNGKVSLTASAWRPGGPNSRDELKAIFAQVLDEFGLTATVE from the coding sequence ATGCCGGTCGTGGACTCCACGCTGGCCTACATCGATCAGGGATCCTTCCTCGGACTGCGGGCGCTCGGTCGTGGACCGCTCGCCCAGTACGGCTGGATCTACGAGCATCCGGTTGACCTCGACGCGGTGCGGAGGTTCCACCACAACCTGGGCCACGGTCTGCTCGGGCGCCGGGTCGAGAGGTCACCGCTGCCTTTTGCCCGCGACCGCTGGGTGACCTGGCGGGGTCCGGCCGATATCGACCTCGCCGCCACCGCCCGCCCCCGCAGCGAAGCGATGGCCTGGCTCGACGAGCAGCTGCGCATCCCGATCGATCCCGAGGCCGGGCCGTCCTGGCGAGTGGCAGTGCAGCCGCTGACCGAAGGCGGGGCGGTGATCACGCTGATTGCCTCCCACACAGTCTGTGACGGCCTCGCCCTCACGCAGGCGATCGGCCATGCCGCCCGAGGTGAAACCTGGGAACTGGGCTATCCCCAGCCGGGTTCGCGCACCCGTGGTCAGGCGCTGCGCCAGGACGCGGCTCAGGTCCTGCGCGCGATTCCCGACATCGCCAAGGCGGTGGTTGCCGCGATCAAACTGGCCAGGAACAACGCCAGAGACTTCGCTTCGTCGGCCGGTCGCTCGGGCCCCTCGCCCGGCAGGCTCGACGGCGCAGCATTGGTCACCGTGCCGTCGGTGGCGGCCTACGTCGACGAGGCCCAGTGGCAGAGTCGGATGGAAAGCCTTGGTGGAACCAGTAATTCGCTGTTCGCCGGCATCGGCGCCAAGCTTGGGCAGGTCTTGGGTCGGATCGACGACAGTGGCCTGGTGAGGCTGCAGTTCCCGGTCAGTGAACGCACTGAGGGGGACACCAGGGCCAACGCGTTGACCGGGATGACGCTGACGATCGATCCGTCCGACGTCACGACGAGCCTGCGGGACGTGCGCGCCGAGCTGAAGCGGACTCTGGCGGCGCTGTCCGAGGCGCGTTTCGAACTGCTGGGTCCGGTGGCGCTCGCGCCGCTGGTCCCGCCCGGTCTGGCACGCCGGCTGGAGGGGCTGGCACTGGGCGCGGGCGCCCCGGTTGGTTGTTCCAACCTCGGGAAGCTGGACGCCTCGGTGAACCGGCCGGACGGCACCGACGCCGAATGTCTTGTCCTGCGACAGATCGAGTCCAGGACCACCGCCGATATCCTCGACCGGCTCGGCGGGACGCTGTTTGTGGCGTGCGGCCAGGTCAACGGAAAAGTCTCGCTCACGGCATCGGCATGGCGGCCGGGTGGGCCGAACAGCAGAGACGAGCTGAAGGCCATATTCGCTCAGGTACTCGACGAGTTCGGGCTCACCGCCACCGTCGAATAG
- a CDS encoding MmpS family protein has product MQLLRKVWLPIVILLVVAVAAFGVFRLHGVFGKTELTRPGSGLANDTKPFNPKTVVYEIYGPPGAVATINYLDLDAQPQIARDVTLPWSLTLTTTAPAASANIVAQGDTDSIGCRITVNGELKDEKTSTGVNAQTFCLVKSA; this is encoded by the coding sequence ATGCAGCTGCTGCGCAAAGTGTGGCTGCCCATCGTGATTTTGCTCGTGGTCGCCGTCGCCGCGTTCGGCGTATTTCGCCTGCACGGTGTGTTCGGTAAGACCGAGCTCACTCGCCCCGGTAGTGGGCTGGCCAATGACACCAAGCCGTTCAACCCGAAGACCGTCGTGTACGAGATTTACGGCCCGCCGGGTGCCGTCGCGACCATCAACTACCTGGATTTGGACGCCCAGCCGCAGATCGCGCGGGACGTCACCCTTCCGTGGTCTCTGACCTTGACGACCACCGCGCCGGCAGCCTCGGCCAACATCGTCGCCCAGGGCGACACTGACAGCATCGGCTGCCGGATCACGGTGAACGGCGAACTCAAGGACGAGAAGACCTCGACCGGGGTGAACGCCCAGACCTTCTGCCTGGTCAAGTCCGCATGA
- a CDS encoding MMPL/RND family transporter, with product MITLNKGDKPQADEHGKRPHIAQWVRWLSVPIILGWLALTVVTNIVVPQVEVVGQAQSVPMAATDAPSSIAMSTIGTTFQEFKSNTSVMIVLESDQPLGDAAHQYYNEIVKKLEADKKHVEHIQDFWSDPLTAAGSQSSDGKSAYVQAYLAGNMGEGLANESVEAVKQIVESVPPPPGIKAYVTGSSALINDTHIAGDRSLQMITGLTFGVITVMLLFVYRSIVTVLVALFMVFLELAAARGVVAFLGYHHLIGLSTFAVNLLVMVAIAAGTDYVIFLFGRYQEARSKGADKEAAYYEMYHGTGHVIVGSGMTIAGALFCLHFTRSPMFSSMGVPLFVGMVVVVAAAMTLGPAVVTTASRFGLLEPKRASRERFWRRIGTAVVRWPGPILVATTFVCLIGLLALPGYHTDYNDRHYLPPDIPASEGFAAAERHFPAARLSPELLMLQSDHDLRNSADFLVIDRVAKAIFHTPGIGRVQTITRPLGAPIEHSSIPFLLGMQGTTQTLNQSYMQDRMRDLLKMGDDMQVSIDTMTQMYNLLGDLNAVTHSMVGKMDVTLADIQSLRDNIANFDDFFRPIRNYLYWEPHCYDIPMCWSIRSVFDTLDGIDTMTDDFQTLVPDLHKLDLLTAQMRTLMPPMIDTMRSMKTMQLTMQSTQAGQQDQIAAMQENQSAMGKAFDEAKNDDSFYLPPEAFDNPDFKRGMKMFLSPDGKAVRFIISHEGDPMSPEGLTHIDPIKNAAFEAIKGTPLEGSKIYLAGTAASYKDMQDSADYDILIAGVAALCLIFIIMLIITRAVVAAAVIVGTVVLSLGTSFGLSVLIWQDLIGRPLHWMVLIMAVIILLAVGSDYNLLLVARLKEEIPAGIRTGIIRAMGGSGSVVTSAGLVFAVTMAAMAFSELTILAQVGTTIGMGLLVDTLVIRSFMTPSIAALMGRWFWWPQRVRPRPVPSPWPRPAAENTEPVRVESQS from the coding sequence ATGATCACACTGAACAAGGGCGATAAGCCGCAGGCTGACGAGCACGGTAAGCGCCCGCATATCGCGCAGTGGGTGCGCTGGCTGTCCGTCCCGATCATCCTGGGCTGGCTGGCGCTCACTGTCGTCACCAACATCGTGGTGCCCCAGGTCGAGGTGGTCGGCCAGGCGCAGTCGGTGCCGATGGCGGCGACCGACGCGCCCTCGTCGATCGCGATGAGCACCATCGGCACGACGTTCCAGGAGTTCAAATCGAACACCTCGGTGATGATCGTGCTGGAGAGCGACCAGCCCCTCGGTGACGCCGCGCACCAGTACTACAACGAGATCGTCAAGAAGCTCGAGGCCGACAAGAAGCACGTCGAGCACATCCAGGACTTCTGGAGCGACCCGCTGACCGCAGCCGGCTCGCAGAGCTCCGACGGCAAGTCCGCCTACGTGCAGGCCTACCTGGCCGGCAATATGGGTGAGGGACTGGCCAACGAGTCGGTCGAAGCCGTCAAGCAGATCGTCGAGAGCGTGCCCCCGCCGCCCGGGATCAAGGCCTACGTCACCGGATCCTCGGCCCTGATCAACGACACCCACATCGCCGGCGACCGAAGCCTCCAGATGATCACCGGCCTGACGTTCGGCGTCATCACCGTGATGCTGCTGTTCGTCTACCGCTCGATCGTCACGGTGCTGGTGGCGTTGTTCATGGTGTTCCTCGAACTTGCGGCGGCTCGCGGCGTGGTGGCCTTCCTGGGCTATCACCATCTGATCGGGCTGTCGACGTTCGCGGTCAACCTGCTCGTCATGGTCGCGATCGCGGCCGGCACCGACTACGTGATCTTCCTGTTCGGCCGCTATCAGGAGGCCCGAAGTAAGGGCGCCGACAAAGAGGCGGCCTATTACGAGATGTATCACGGCACCGGCCATGTGATCGTCGGGTCCGGCATGACCATCGCCGGTGCGTTGTTCTGCCTGCACTTCACCCGAAGCCCGATGTTCAGCTCGATGGGTGTTCCGCTGTTCGTGGGCATGGTGGTGGTGGTCGCTGCCGCGATGACGCTTGGTCCCGCCGTCGTGACCACAGCCAGTCGTTTCGGCCTGTTAGAGCCCAAACGGGCGTCACGCGAACGTTTTTGGCGGCGCATCGGCACCGCCGTCGTGCGCTGGCCCGGACCGATCCTGGTCGCGACGACGTTCGTCTGTCTGATCGGGCTGCTCGCGCTGCCCGGGTACCACACCGACTACAACGACCGCCACTACCTGCCGCCGGACATCCCGGCCAGTGAAGGGTTCGCGGCCGCCGAGCGCCACTTCCCGGCAGCTCGTCTGAGCCCCGAATTGCTGATGCTGCAGAGCGATCACGACCTGCGGAACTCAGCGGACTTCCTGGTCATCGACCGGGTGGCCAAGGCCATCTTCCATACCCCGGGCATCGGGCGGGTGCAGACCATCACGCGGCCGCTCGGCGCCCCGATCGAGCACAGCTCGATTCCGTTCCTGCTGGGTATGCAGGGCACCACGCAGACGCTGAACCAGTCCTACATGCAGGACCGGATGCGCGACTTGCTCAAAATGGGCGACGACATGCAGGTGTCCATCGACACGATGACGCAGATGTACAACCTGCTGGGCGACCTCAACGCGGTTACTCACAGCATGGTCGGCAAGATGGATGTGACGCTGGCCGATATCCAGTCACTGCGTGACAACATCGCCAACTTCGACGACTTCTTCCGGCCGATCCGCAACTACCTGTACTGGGAACCGCACTGCTACGACATCCCGATGTGCTGGTCGATCCGGTCGGTGTTCGACACCCTCGACGGTATCGACACGATGACCGACGACTTCCAGACCCTGGTGCCCGACCTGCACAAGCTGGACTTGCTCACGGCGCAGATGCGCACGCTGATGCCGCCGATGATCGACACCATGCGGTCCATGAAGACCATGCAGCTGACCATGCAGAGCACTCAGGCCGGCCAGCAGGACCAGATCGCGGCCATGCAGGAAAACCAGAGTGCGATGGGCAAGGCGTTCGACGAGGCCAAGAACGACGACTCGTTCTACCTTCCGCCCGAGGCGTTCGATAATCCGGACTTCAAGCGCGGCATGAAGATGTTCCTGTCGCCGGACGGAAAAGCGGTGCGGTTCATCATCTCTCACGAGGGTGATCCGATGTCGCCGGAAGGTCTCACCCACATCGACCCGATCAAGAACGCGGCGTTCGAGGCGATCAAGGGCACCCCGCTGGAGGGGTCCAAGATCTACCTCGCCGGCACCGCGGCCAGTTACAAGGACATGCAGGACAGCGCCGACTACGACATTCTGATCGCCGGTGTTGCCGCCTTGTGCCTGATCTTCATCATCATGCTGATCATCACCCGGGCCGTGGTGGCCGCCGCGGTGATCGTGGGCACGGTGGTGCTGTCACTGGGAACGTCATTCGGCTTGTCGGTGCTGATCTGGCAGGACCTGATCGGCCGGCCACTGCACTGGATGGTGCTGATCATGGCCGTGATCATCCTGCTGGCGGTCGGTTCGGACTACAACTTGCTTCTGGTGGCCCGCCTCAAAGAGGAGATTCCGGCCGGAATACGGACCGGCATCATCCGGGCGATGGGTGGCAGCGGATCGGTGGTCACGTCGGCCGGGTTGGTATTCGCAGTGACGATGGCGGCCATGGCCTTCAGTGAGCTGACGATTCTGGCGCAGGTCGGCACGACTATCGGGATGGGTCTGCTGGTCGACACGCTGGTGATCCGGTCGTTCATGACACCGTCGATCGCCGCGCTGATGGGTCGCTGGTTCTGGTGGCCGCAGCGGGTCCGCCCGCGGCCGGTGCCGAGTCCGTGGCCGAGGCCGGCGGCGGAGAATACCGAACCCGTCCGGGTCGAATCGCAATCCTAG